The Quercus robur chromosome 7, dhQueRobu3.1, whole genome shotgun sequence genome has a segment encoding these proteins:
- the LOC126692549 gene encoding RING-H2 finger protein ATL74-like — MHRHLLGTQVSLPPENYGFKVRDSNNYINEANFDTNMVIILAALLCALICALGLNSIVRCALRCSRRFALETPEQTAARLAATGLKKRDLRQIPIAVYGSDLNSSNNVFKGTECPICLGEFEDGEKVRILPKCNHGFHVRCIDTWLLSHSSCPNCRHSLLEAEHKTTITTATSSGANQAAQPEPCTTGSRSQGVIVVNEAS, encoded by the coding sequence ATGCATCGCCACCTTTTGGGGACACAGGTGAGTTTGCCACCGGAAAATTATGGGTTCAAGGTTCGTGATTCTAATAACTACATTAACGAGGCCAATTTTGACACCAACATGGTGATCATATTAGCAGCTTTGTTGTGTGCACTGATTTGTGCACTCGGGCTCAACTCAATCGTGCGGTGTGCCTTGCGTTGTAGTCGAAGGTTTGCGTTGGAAACCCCTGAACAAACCGCTGCAAGATTAGCTGCTACAGGGCTCAAGAAGCGTGATTTGCGTCAGATTCCCATTGCGGTTTATGGGTCCGATTTGAATAGTAGTAATAATGTTTTTAAAGGTACAGAATGTCCCATTTGCCTCGGGGAATTCGAAGATGGTGAGAAAGTTCGAATCTTGCCAAAATGTAATCACGGGTTCCATGTTAGGTGCATAGACACATGGCTTTTGTCACACTCATCGTGCCCAAATTGTCGGCATTCATTGCTTGAGGCTGAGCACAAAACAACAATTACTACTGCTACTTCTTCAGGTGCAAATCAAGCAGCACAGCCAGAACCGTGTACAACTGGGTCTAGGAGCCAAGGTGTCATAGTTGTAAACGAAGCAAGTTAA
- the LOC126692551 gene encoding uncharacterized protein LOC126692551 gives MQAEKQKSWKIYIHAKAKSFHFKLKATSIIPTWEFHHCSILLKLGKCILRLKSEYGTPINPKQPQCKTLRSKFIGFLKKFRFRRSKNRAIGFKHKSDLPHPEARFRKYHLGWLAYKELICMASLVVGIFAFLSQTICNKDWWGITIHGCVIMLYFVLLFKKYMTGKISNFCILLMGTSVVCSLAFDLDKYLKIGYIQMPWNYVVSSSLPGMFQGFIKLWGSR, from the exons ATGCAAGCAGAAAAGCAAAAATCATGGAAAATCTACATTCATGCCAAGGCCAAAAGTTTTCATTTCAAGCTCAAAGCAACAAGTATCATACCCACTTGGGAGTTCCATCACTGCTCCATTTTACTAAAGCTTGGCAAATGTATTCTTAGACTGAAGTCCGAATATGGAACACCCATTAATCCCAAGCAACCACAATGCAAAACTTTGAGATCCAAGTTTATTGGATTTCTTAAAAAGTTTCGGTTTCGAAGGAGCAAGAACCGAGCCATTGGCTTTAAGCACAAATCAGATCTCCCACACCCAGAAGCTAGATTTCGAAAATATCATCTGGGATGGCTTGCTTATAAG GAGCTAATCTGTATGGCCTCTTTGGTGGTTGGGATTTTTGCATTTCTGTCTCAAACAATATGCAACAAAGATTGGTGGGGAATTACCATTCATGGTTGTGTTATCATGTTatactttgttttgttattCAAGAAATATATGACAGGAAAAATCAGTAATTTCTGCATACTTCTAATGGGTACATCAGTGGTTTGTTCACTAGCGTTTGATTTAgacaaatatttgaaaattggtTATATTCAGATGCCATGGAACTATGTTGTTTCCTCCAGCTTGCCAG GTATGTTTCAAGGTTTTATCAAACTGTGGGGGTCCAGGTGA
- the LOC126692548 gene encoding non-specific lipid-transfer protein 3-like: protein MASSVVFKLACFVFACIVVSSAPMAEAEIQCGQVVRYLTPCISYVANGGTVPAECCSGIKSLYSLAQTTADRQSVCKCLKQAVSGVPYTAFNLGLAAGLPNKCGVNIPYKISPSTDCSNVK, encoded by the exons ATGGCTAGCTCTGTTGTGTTTAAGCTGGCATGCTTTGTGTTTGCGTGCATTGTGGTAAGTAGTGCACCAATGGCCGAAGCAGAAATACAATGTGGCCAAGTGGTGAGGTACTTAACCCCATGCATTTCTTATGTAGCCAATGGTGGCACTGTACCAGCTGAATGCTGCAGTGGAATCAAGTCTCTCTACAGCTTGGCTCAGACCACAGCAGACCGCCAAAGCGTTTGCAAGTGTCTAAAGCAAGCTGTGAGTGGGGTTCCATACACTGCTTTCAATCTTGGTCTTGCAGCTGGACTTCCTAACAAATGCGGAGTTAACATTCCTTACAAGATCAGCCCCTCTACTGACTGCAGCAA CGTGAAGTGA